In Flavobacterium sp., a single window of DNA contains:
- a CDS encoding response regulator: MNNQIYNILLADDDSDDCSFFEEALDELSLATTLVTVNDGVQLMDFLTDTSHESLPDLLFLDLNMPKKNGSECLAEIKQIETLKNFPIIIFSTSLDTEIVDVMYQKGATYYIRKPGDYSKLKSVIQNALLTASKNDFKQPDRSEFIIQP, translated from the coding sequence ATGAACAACCAGATTTACAACATTTTACTTGCCGATGATGACAGCGATGACTGCTCTTTTTTTGAAGAAGCCCTTGATGAATTATCACTTGCAACAACTCTTGTAACGGTTAATGACGGGGTACAGTTAATGGATTTTTTAACTGATACTTCTCATGAAAGTCTTCCTGATTTATTATTTCTTGATTTGAATATGCCGAAAAAAAATGGCTCAGAATGTCTTGCAGAAATTAAACAGATAGAAACTTTAAAAAATTTTCCAATTATTATTTTTTCTACTTCTCTTGATACTGAAATCGTAGATGTTATGTATCAAAAAGGGGCAACGTATTATATTCGTAAACCGGGCGATTATTCAAAATTAAAATCAGTTATACAAAATGCTTTACTTACTGCATCTAAAAATGATTTTAAACAGCCCGACAGATCGGAATTTATAATTCAACCCTAA
- a CDS encoding glycosyltransferase family 2 protein encodes MESETIISKQFYTTGDINSEVISPSIFKINNNSTTKHIERPKSTFGTLVLVATFLLLFGGSFLVLQFQPDFDQLHLERLNSTGGMILLIVSAALFLFKGGMFLYNLFLYYKYKPIESVSDELLPTCTVIVPAYNEGKLVYETLMSLADSDFPAHKLELLAIDDGSKDDTWYWIQQAKLKLGDRVSIFQQPQNKGKRHALYRGFNLGKGEVFVTVDSDSIVKKDTLRNLVSPFVVDEKCGAVAGNVQVLNNEKAILPKMLNVSFVMSFEFMRSAESALGSVLCTPGALAAYRRNAVFACLTEWIDQTFMGQPSDIGEDRAMTNMILKQGHHVLFQRNAYVLTNVPENYTGLYKMFIRWGRSNVRENIMMAKYVWKDFRKESKVGARLLYTEQFIRILMTYPFFIFMFYFIATHPLLFVSSALLGILLVSTFSVLFYARKYSLGEAFWAYSYSVLYTFSLFWIAPYSIITVHKKGWLTRG; translated from the coding sequence ATGGAAAGCGAAACAATTATCTCAAAACAATTTTACACAACAGGCGATATAAATAGTGAAGTAATAAGCCCATCAATTTTTAAAATAAACAATAACTCAACCACAAAACATATTGAAAGACCAAAGAGTACTTTTGGAACTCTGGTTCTTGTCGCTACATTTTTGCTGTTATTTGGCGGCTCTTTTTTAGTTCTTCAATTTCAGCCTGATTTCGATCAGCTGCATTTAGAAAGATTAAATTCTACTGGCGGAATGATTTTACTGATTGTTTCTGCAGCATTATTCCTTTTTAAAGGCGGAATGTTTTTATACAATCTTTTTCTTTATTACAAATACAAACCAATCGAATCAGTTTCTGATGAATTACTGCCAACTTGTACGGTAATTGTTCCGGCTTACAACGAAGGAAAACTGGTTTATGAAACTTTAATGAGTTTGGCCGACAGTGATTTTCCGGCACATAAACTTGAACTTTTGGCAATCGACGATGGAAGTAAAGATGACACATGGTACTGGATTCAGCAGGCAAAATTAAAATTGGGCGATAGAGTTTCAATTTTTCAGCAGCCTCAGAACAAAGGGAAACGTCACGCTTTATACCGCGGTTTTAATTTAGGAAAAGGAGAAGTTTTTGTAACTGTTGATAGCGATTCAATCGTAAAAAAAGACACGTTAAGAAATTTAGTAAGTCCTTTTGTTGTGGATGAAAAATGCGGTGCCGTTGCCGGAAACGTTCAGGTTTTGAACAATGAAAAAGCCATTTTGCCAAAAATGCTAAACGTAAGTTTCGTAATGAGTTTTGAATTCATGCGTTCTGCAGAAAGTGCACTAGGCTCTGTACTTTGTACGCCAGGCGCATTAGCAGCTTACAGAAGAAATGCCGTTTTTGCCTGTTTAACAGAATGGATCGACCAGACTTTTATGGGACAGCCTTCTGACATTGGAGAAGACCGTGCGATGACAAATATGATTTTAAAACAAGGACACCACGTTTTATTTCAGCGTAATGCGTATGTATTAACAAACGTTCCTGAAAATTATACCGGACTATATAAAATGTTTATCAGATGGGGAAGAAGTAATGTGCGTGAAAACATTATGATGGCAAAATATGTTTGGAAAGATTTTAGAAAAGAATCTAAAGTAGGCGCAAGACTTTTGTATACAGAACAATTTATAAGAATCTTAATGACATATCCTTTCTTTATTTTTATGTTCTATTTTATCGCCACACATCCTTTATTATTTGTGAGTTCAGCACTTTTAGGAATATTGCTGGTATCAACTTTTTCAGTATTGTTTTATGCCAGAAAATATTCATTGGGCGAAGCATTTTGGGCGTATTCTTATAGCGTTCTTTATACTTTTTCATTATTCTGGATTGCACCTTATTCGATCATTACAGTTCATAAAAAAGGCTGGTTAACAAGAGGTTAA
- a CDS encoding DUF5367 family protein gives MKYFRAIFSGILVWAGVSFSFYILENILIVNDAFFWQSFMTTIFIVFFAIGSAEFYYIKNYKMSGLRLGIIMSLTALFLDVIITVPYVEIPNGRSYESFFASPVLWILAFVNAFSVFLWRKLNNKKTPV, from the coding sequence ATGAAATATTTCAGAGCAATATTTTCGGGGATTTTGGTTTGGGCTGGCGTTAGTTTTTCTTTTTATATTTTAGAAAATATTCTAATTGTAAACGATGCTTTTTTCTGGCAGTCGTTTATGACAACCATTTTTATTGTGTTTTTTGCCATTGGTTCTGCTGAGTTTTATTATATAAAAAATTACAAAATGAGCGGACTCCGGCTTGGCATCATAATGTCACTTACGGCTTTATTTCTTGATGTAATTATTACAGTTCCTTATGTCGAAATTCCGAATGGAAGAAGTTACGAAAGCTTTTTTGCAAGTCCTGTTTTATGGATTCTGGCTTTTGTAAATGCCTTTTCTGTTTTTCTTTGGCGAAAGCTGAATAATAAAAAAACTCCTGTTTAG
- a CDS encoding PAS domain S-box protein, which yields MSHSNKEHYFLADGGEMGELIRSKNWSKTPLGDPENWPQSLRTMTSVMLNNPFGMYMAWGKELTQLYNDAFLKIIASDKHPEALGNSPKETFSEIWNITAPMFEEVMQGNSISFPDFVIPMNKNGVVETCYFDFSYSPIRIENGEVGGVLVTVVETTAKKKEVINQVEARAQLEESEQKIRQIVENAPFPIAVYVGKEMRIELANDSIIKVWGKGDDVIGKSYREILPELNNQTIFQEVESVLETGKSFHNKNARVDITINNKLETFYFNYSFTPLYDRNGNVYAVMNTGADVTDLHLASKKIEIADKRFRDTVKQAPLGITILRGPNYIVESANESYLKLVDREEKSFVGKPLFESLPEVKDSVDSLLKGVLTTGIPYHGNEVPIPLNRYGKHGIWYFDFLYHPLREETGEITGIIVTVTEVSEKVEVRKKIEQNEDRLNIIVEASELGTWELNAKTRKPHYSQRYLEIVGGYKENVVLTHEQLLQHLHPDDMHIRNKAFKDALSSGNLHYEARTIWHDKSIHWLEGKGKVFYDENHIPDKLIGTVRDITKEKKHQQELEQSEKRFRNLVMQSPVPKAILKGKEMVIEIANLALLKNIWKREETEVQGKKLFDVFPELLNQKYSRLLEEVFATGKIHSEIESPIFINDGNGEQLFYMDFEYAPMYETDNTVSGIRATMIDVTEKVEARNKIAESEKRFRSLTESIPQLIWETDEKGNGLYASRKWTEYTGIKPTADTEWQSLIHPDDYKENIKIWNHSLKTGQVFRSDVRVLRNDGNYRWHAVIGEPVLDADNKIVKWVGAFTDIHTEKAFTQELEQQVTARTRELSQMYESLKKSEERYHLMVEEVQDYSILYLNHEGIVENWNVGAEKIKGYKAQEITGKHFAVFYTPEDQKSNLPNTLLQLARETGRAVQQGWRVRKNGSLFWASVVITAIHNKNNDIIGFSKVTHDLTEKKKADDKIKRNALELEQKNAELEQMNKELQSFAYISSHDLQEPLRKIQTFATMIREKEYDNLSDYGKDKFQRMQNAAQRMQTLINDLLSYSRTNIQERKFEKTDFSKIIDEVKEDLKEELEQKNAVIECNEIGKVNIIPFQFRQLLYNLISNSLKFSRPDIPIVIKIDNEIIKGSDFEEKGLSKKNKYWHLTISDNGIGFESQYSKKIFDVFQRLHGRDHYSGTGIGLAIVKKIVENHNGIISAKGELNKGAAFDIYIPL from the coding sequence ATGAGCCATTCAAATAAGGAACATTATTTTCTAGCCGATGGTGGAGAAATGGGAGAATTAATCCGTTCTAAAAACTGGAGCAAAACGCCTTTGGGTGATCCCGAAAACTGGCCTCAGAGCCTGCGTACTATGACTTCTGTAATGCTCAACAATCCTTTTGGGATGTATATGGCATGGGGGAAAGAATTAACACAGCTGTACAATGATGCTTTTTTAAAAATTATTGCTTCTGATAAACATCCTGAAGCTTTAGGAAATTCTCCAAAAGAAACCTTTTCAGAAATCTGGAATATTACAGCTCCTATGTTTGAAGAGGTAATGCAGGGAAATTCTATTTCTTTTCCTGATTTTGTAATTCCGATGAATAAAAACGGTGTTGTTGAAACCTGTTATTTTGATTTTTCTTATTCGCCAATACGCATTGAAAATGGTGAAGTTGGCGGCGTTTTAGTAACAGTTGTTGAAACTACCGCAAAGAAAAAAGAAGTTATAAATCAGGTCGAAGCGCGTGCACAGCTTGAAGAAAGTGAGCAGAAAATAAGACAGATTGTTGAAAATGCTCCTTTTCCTATTGCGGTTTATGTTGGGAAAGAAATGCGAATCGAACTTGCCAATGATTCTATTATAAAAGTTTGGGGAAAAGGCGACGATGTAATTGGAAAATCATACAGAGAAATTCTTCCTGAATTAAATAATCAAACTATTTTTCAAGAAGTTGAAAGTGTTCTCGAAACCGGAAAATCTTTTCATAATAAAAATGCCCGGGTTGATATTACGATAAATAATAAACTCGAAACTTTTTATTTTAATTATAGTTTTACGCCATTGTATGACAGGAACGGAAATGTTTATGCAGTAATGAATACTGGTGCTGATGTTACAGATTTACATCTGGCATCAAAAAAAATAGAAATTGCCGATAAGCGTTTTCGTGATACCGTAAAACAAGCACCGCTTGGAATTACTATTTTACGCGGACCTAATTATATTGTCGAATCTGCAAACGAATCTTATCTTAAACTTGTCGATCGCGAAGAAAAAAGTTTTGTTGGAAAGCCTTTATTTGAATCACTTCCGGAGGTTAAAGATTCTGTAGATTCTTTATTAAAAGGAGTTTTAACAACCGGAATTCCGTATCACGGAAATGAAGTTCCAATTCCTTTAAACCGATATGGAAAACACGGAATCTGGTATTTCGACTTTCTTTATCATCCATTAAGAGAAGAAACCGGAGAAATTACCGGAATCATCGTAACTGTAACTGAGGTTTCTGAAAAAGTTGAAGTCCGAAAAAAAATAGAACAAAACGAAGACCGCTTAAATATTATTGTTGAAGCCAGTGAATTAGGAACCTGGGAACTGAATGCCAAAACGAGAAAACCTCATTACTCGCAAAGGTATCTTGAAATTGTGGGCGGATACAAGGAAAATGTGGTTTTAACTCACGAACAATTATTACAGCATCTGCATCCTGATGATATGCATATTCGAAATAAAGCTTTTAAAGATGCTCTTTCGTCAGGAAATTTACATTATGAAGCCCGAACGATCTGGCATGACAAATCGATTCACTGGCTCGAAGGAAAAGGAAAGGTTTTTTATGACGAAAACCACATTCCTGATAAACTAATTGGGACTGTACGTGATATCACTAAAGAGAAAAAACACCAGCAGGAATTAGAACAAAGCGAAAAAAGATTTCGAAACCTTGTTATGCAGTCGCCAGTTCCGAAAGCCATTTTGAAAGGTAAAGAAATGGTGATTGAAATTGCCAATCTGGCTTTACTGAAAAATATCTGGAAAAGAGAGGAAACCGAAGTTCAGGGAAAAAAATTATTTGATGTTTTTCCGGAACTTCTCAATCAAAAATACAGTCGTTTATTAGAAGAAGTTTTTGCTACTGGCAAAATTCATTCAGAAATTGAATCTCCAATTTTTATAAATGACGGCAACGGTGAGCAGCTGTTTTATATGGATTTTGAATATGCTCCAATGTATGAAACAGATAATACGGTTTCGGGCATCAGAGCTACAATGATCGATGTAACAGAAAAAGTCGAAGCCCGAAATAAAATTGCCGAAAGTGAAAAACGTTTCCGTTCTCTAACCGAAAGTATTCCGCAGTTAATCTGGGAAACGGATGAAAAAGGAAATGGATTGTATGCATCCCGTAAATGGACTGAGTATACCGGAATAAAACCTACTGCCGATACTGAATGGCAGTCTTTGATTCATCCGGATGATTATAAAGAAAATATAAAAATCTGGAATCACAGCCTGAAAACAGGTCAGGTTTTTAGATCGGATGTAAGGGTTTTAAGAAACGATGGAAATTACAGATGGCATGCCGTGATTGGAGAACCTGTTCTTGATGCTGATAACAAAATTGTGAAATGGGTTGGTGCCTTTACAGATATTCATACCGAAAAAGCTTTTACTCAAGAACTTGAACAACAGGTTACGGCAAGAACGAGAGAGTTAAGCCAGATGTATGAGTCTCTAAAGAAAAGCGAAGAACGTTATCATTTAATGGTTGAAGAGGTTCAGGATTATTCGATTTTGTATTTGAATCATGAAGGAATTGTAGAAAACTGGAACGTGGGAGCCGAAAAAATTAAAGGCTACAAAGCTCAGGAAATTACAGGAAAACATTTTGCTGTTTTCTATACGCCTGAAGATCAAAAAAGTAATCTGCCGAATACGCTCCTGCAGCTGGCTCGCGAGACCGGACGTGCGGTTCAGCAAGGCTGGCGTGTGCGTAAAAACGGAAGTTTATTCTGGGCTAGTGTGGTAATTACTGCCATTCACAATAAAAACAATGATATTATTGGTTTTTCGAAAGTTACACATGATTTAACAGAGAAAAAGAAAGCCGATGATAAGATTAAACGAAATGCTTTAGAGTTAGAACAAAAAAATGCGGAACTGGAGCAAATGAACAAGGAACTTCAGTCTTTTGCTTATATTTCAAGTCATGATTTGCAGGAGCCTTTGAGAAAAATTCAAACTTTTGCAACAATGATTAGGGAAAAAGAGTACGATAATTTATCTGATTATGGGAAGGATAAATTCCAGCGAATGCAAAATGCGGCGCAGCGAATGCAGACTTTGATTAATGATTTGCTTTCGTACTCGAGAACGAATATTCAGGAAAGAAAATTTGAGAAAACAGATTTTTCTAAAATAATCGATGAAGTAAAAGAAGATCTGAAAGAAGAATTAGAACAAAAAAATGCCGTTATCGAATGTAATGAAATTGGCAAAGTAAATATTATTCCTTTTCAATTCAGGCAGCTGTTGTATAATTTAATCAGCAATTCACTTAAATTTTCAAGGCCTGATATTCCAATTGTTATAAAAATAGATAACGAAATCATCAAAGGTTCTGATTTTGAAGAAAAAGGTTTATCTAAGAAAAATAAATACTGGCATCTTACTATTTCTGATAACGGAATTGGTTTTGAATCTCAATACAGTAAAAAGATTTTTGATGTTTTTCAGCGATTACATGGTCGGGATCATTAT
- a CDS encoding NAD(P)H-binding protein, whose product MKIKILILGATGKTGSRVTARLENNAEVEVRLGSRNANIPFDWEKPETWENAVKNIDTVYITFQPDLAVPFAAEAIENFTQLATKSGVQKIVLLSGRGEKEAQICEEIVKKNSKNWTIIRASWFNQNFSESFFLDPILYGIVALPRAEALEPFTDADDIADVVTTVLLDESHNGKTYDLTGPRLLTFKDAVNEIANASGRNISFQGLSLEEYTQMLRKYQVPEDHIWLANYLFEQVLDGRNSSVTFDIEKVLGRKAKDFSAYAEETAKTGIWNSEN is encoded by the coding sequence ATGAAAATCAAAATTTTAATTCTGGGTGCTACCGGAAAAACAGGAAGCAGAGTTACTGCAAGATTAGAAAATAATGCTGAAGTTGAAGTGCGTTTAGGTTCGCGAAATGCCAATATTCCATTTGATTGGGAAAAGCCCGAAACCTGGGAAAATGCTGTGAAAAATATTGACACGGTTTATATTACTTTTCAACCCGATCTGGCGGTTCCTTTTGCTGCAGAAGCAATAGAAAATTTCACACAGCTTGCCACAAAATCGGGTGTTCAAAAAATAGTTTTACTTTCCGGAAGAGGCGAAAAAGAAGCGCAGATTTGCGAAGAAATCGTAAAGAAAAATTCTAAAAACTGGACGATTATCCGCGCAAGCTGGTTCAATCAAAACTTTAGCGAAAGTTTCTTTTTAGATCCTATTCTTTACGGAATTGTTGCTCTGCCAAGAGCCGAAGCGCTTGAACCTTTTACCGATGCCGATGATATTGCAGATGTTGTTACAACTGTACTTTTAGACGAAAGCCACAACGGAAAAACCTATGATTTAACCGGTCCGAGATTATTAACTTTTAAAGATGCTGTAAACGAAATTGCGAATGCAAGCGGCAGAAATATTTCGTTTCAGGGTTTAAGTTTAGAAGAATATACGCAGATGCTTAGAAAATATCAGGTTCCTGAAGATCATATCTGGCTGGCGAATTATCTTTTTGAGCAGGTTCTCGACGGAAGAAATTCGAGCGTAACTTTTGATATTGAAAAAGTTTTAGGGAGAAAAGCTAAAGATTTTAGTGCTTATGCAGAAGAAACTGCCAAAACGGGAATCTGGAATTCTGAAAACTAG
- a CDS encoding AraC family transcriptional regulator, producing the protein MLFILTSTSIMTTDIIELHDCIVLVEQSNTNKTIVQKCEIDGDAVGFAFYGSGNVELEIKHNNQTKYLENTTGLAICFFGNQKVEFSHKIEPDKPLQSISIFTKLKNLNSLPQAEREIFESYLPQLLNPKEHFVKGPSFYMTLEMQLAVQKIFNTSYTGNTRLLFLKSQINELLAHFYALLASDKKSDLSEIDKNKLYQAKEIVTTHFSTPPSITQLSQMVGLNSNKLKKNFKELFGIPVFKYVQEERLNKAYELLRESEKTVQESAWEVGYESLSSFSNAFHKKFGMRPNDVKQQFFSNKS; encoded by the coding sequence ATGCTTTTTATTCTAACCTCAACCTCAATTATGACAACTGATATTATAGAATTACATGATTGTATTGTTTTAGTAGAACAATCGAATACGAATAAAACTATAGTGCAAAAATGCGAAATTGACGGCGATGCTGTGGGTTTTGCTTTTTATGGTTCGGGCAATGTTGAGTTGGAAATCAAACATAATAATCAAACTAAATATCTGGAAAACACTACGGGTTTGGCTATTTGTTTTTTTGGAAATCAAAAAGTAGAATTCTCCCATAAAATCGAACCTGATAAGCCTTTACAATCGATTAGTATTTTTACGAAACTAAAAAATCTTAATTCGCTTCCGCAAGCCGAAAGAGAAATTTTTGAAAGTTATTTGCCGCAATTATTAAATCCGAAAGAACATTTTGTAAAAGGTCCGTCTTTTTATATGACGCTCGAAATGCAGCTGGCTGTTCAAAAAATATTTAATACTTCGTATACCGGAAATACACGTTTATTGTTTTTAAAAAGCCAGATCAATGAACTTTTGGCGCATTTCTACGCGCTTTTGGCTTCTGATAAAAAATCGGATTTGTCTGAAATAGACAAAAACAAATTGTATCAGGCCAAAGAAATTGTAACAACACACTTTTCTACGCCTCCGTCGATTACGCAATTATCGCAAATGGTGGGACTCAACAGCAATAAATTGAAGAAGAATTTTAAAGAACTATTCGGAATTCCGGTTTTTAAATATGTTCAGGAAGAACGGTTGAATAAGGCATATGAATTACTCCGCGAAAGCGAAAAAACAGTTCAGGAATCGGCTTGGGAAGTTGGTTATGAAAGTCTGAGTTCGTTTTCGAATGCTTTTCATAAAAAATTTGGAATGCGCCCGAATGATGTAAAACAGCAGTTCTTTTCAAACAAATCATAA